A genomic stretch from Telmatocola sphagniphila includes:
- a CDS encoding lysylphosphatidylglycerol synthase transmembrane domain-containing protein has product MKVALGLALLGYVLWTNWNPKIGADGQEIPGLRNIFNNPINIQALVLVFILSISSLLLTLIRWYYLVRAIDIPFKLYDALRLGLVGYTFNTILPSSVGGDVIKGFAIYHQHPNRRAAAISTILVDRIVGLWAMFWIVAIVGGYFWIVGDPIVADNPSLQRLLQIPFGLILTSIVVWFLLGLISDSRAESLRKLLLRIPKLGKSLGEVWFAIRMYRKKPKAIFVALLMCFVSCSGWVLAYHCAALTFKVTPNTEDVGTVGEHLLICPTGMALEAFVPTPGGVGGGEAVFGELYKLIKKPVIIGVVMRFTVRVTNYAVGILGYFVYLRMRKTDVLPPDNTAAVTGSF; this is encoded by the coding sequence TTGAAAGTTGCCTTGGGGCTCGCCCTGCTCGGCTACGTTCTCTGGACGAATTGGAATCCTAAAATTGGTGCCGACGGGCAGGAAATTCCCGGCCTGCGGAACATTTTTAATAATCCCATCAACATTCAAGCGCTGGTACTCGTCTTCATATTGTCCATTAGCAGCTTATTATTAACTTTAATTCGTTGGTACTATTTGGTTCGGGCGATTGATATTCCTTTCAAACTTTACGATGCGCTGCGATTAGGACTGGTCGGCTACACCTTCAACACGATTCTCCCCAGTTCGGTCGGTGGCGATGTCATTAAAGGCTTTGCAATCTACCATCAGCATCCCAATCGCCGGGCGGCCGCGATATCGACGATTCTCGTCGATCGGATTGTCGGGCTGTGGGCCATGTTCTGGATTGTGGCGATTGTCGGCGGCTACTTCTGGATCGTCGGCGATCCCATCGTGGCCGATAATCCCTCTCTGCAAAGACTACTGCAGATTCCTTTCGGGCTGATTTTAACGTCCATCGTCGTCTGGTTCCTGCTCGGGTTGATTAGCGATTCGCGGGCAGAATCCCTTCGTAAACTTCTGCTCAGAATTCCGAAACTCGGCAAGAGTCTGGGCGAGGTTTGGTTCGCGATCCGGATGTACCGCAAAAAACCCAAGGCAATTTTTGTCGCCCTATTGATGTGCTTCGTCAGTTGCAGCGGCTGGGTGCTGGCCTATCACTGTGCGGCTCTCACCTTCAAAGTCACTCCCAATACGGAGGATGTAGGCACGGTCGGGGAGCACCTTCTGATTTGTCCGACGGGTATGGCTCTGGAAGCATTCGTTCCGACTCCCGGCGGTGTCGGAGGGGGCGAGGCGGTTTTTGGTGAGCTTTACAAGCTGATCAAGAAGCCAGTCATCATTGGCGTGGTGATGCGGTTTACGGTGCGAGTGACCAACTATGCCGTCGGGATACTCGGTTATTTCGTCTATCTGCGGATGCGGAAGACCGATGTCCTGCCACCCGATAACACTGCGGCGGTCACGGGCTCATTTTAA
- the dcuC gene encoding C4-dicarboxylate transporter DcuC, with the protein MRAADFLGSFPGVRKGHLVGMILVSCLLIVLTITLVLRGVDVRLGLMGCALAIGALAGGVEKIIQEFFITLCAEKFVVPICCAMGFAYVLKHTECDQHLVRLLTNPLRRIRFFLIPGVILVGFTVNIPVISQTSTAVCIGTVVVPIMKAAGFSALTIGSTLLLGASIGGELFNPGAPELNTVAIALNVDSKTVMRSILPLILPHLLVASLVFWLLRTREEKRIVRDKEAEPQPSSQLPVNYFQAIVPLLPLAFLIVTGPPLSWIQIPKQWLTDAKSVQLFDARLIGTAMLLGCIVATASNPGKFPGIAKSFFQGVGYAFAEIVSLIVVAQCFGKSLSLIGIADRIEGFIKDHESTLLPLATIIPGAFAYVSGSGMAATSSLYKIFVQPSINLGHDPMDVGALVSIASAAGRTMSPFAAVALMSAQLTGTNPFSLVRRVAGPLIIGLIVAVVLRSLHWI; encoded by the coding sequence ATGCGTGCCGCTGATTTTCTCGGCTCATTCCCCGGCGTCCGAAAAGGCCATCTAGTCGGTATGATTCTCGTTTCCTGCTTATTGATCGTGCTGACAATCACCCTGGTGTTACGGGGAGTGGATGTTCGCCTGGGCCTGATGGGGTGCGCTTTAGCCATCGGTGCGCTGGCCGGGGGTGTCGAAAAGATCATTCAGGAATTCTTCATTACGTTGTGCGCCGAAAAATTCGTCGTGCCCATCTGCTGCGCCATGGGATTTGCCTATGTGCTGAAGCATACCGAATGCGACCAGCATCTTGTACGACTTCTGACGAATCCGCTTCGTAGGATCCGATTTTTTCTGATTCCGGGTGTTATCCTGGTCGGTTTCACGGTGAACATTCCCGTGATCAGCCAGACGAGCACAGCGGTTTGCATTGGCACGGTGGTGGTGCCCATTATGAAAGCGGCCGGGTTCTCGGCTTTAACCATCGGCTCGACTTTATTGCTCGGGGCCTCGATTGGAGGCGAACTTTTTAACCCGGGAGCACCCGAGTTAAATACAGTGGCCATTGCTTTGAATGTCGACTCCAAAACGGTTATGCGTAGCATTCTGCCGTTGATTCTGCCGCATTTGTTAGTGGCTTCGCTGGTTTTCTGGCTGTTGAGAACTCGCGAAGAAAAACGGATCGTCCGAGACAAAGAGGCCGAACCGCAACCCAGTTCGCAGCTTCCCGTGAATTACTTCCAAGCGATTGTTCCGCTTCTGCCGCTCGCATTTTTGATTGTGACCGGTCCGCCTCTGTCGTGGATTCAGATTCCCAAGCAATGGTTGACCGATGCCAAGTCGGTCCAGCTCTTCGATGCCCGTCTGATCGGCACGGCCATGCTCCTGGGCTGCATCGTCGCGACGGCGTCGAATCCGGGTAAGTTTCCGGGAATTGCCAAATCCTTCTTTCAGGGGGTGGGCTATGCGTTCGCTGAAATTGTTTCGCTGATCGTGGTCGCTCAATGCTTCGGCAAGTCACTGAGCTTGATCGGCATTGCTGATCGCATTGAAGGTTTCATCAAGGATCACGAATCGACCTTATTGCCGCTCGCGACCATCATCCCCGGGGCTTTTGCTTACGTCAGCGGTTCCGGGATGGCCGCTACTTCGAGCCTGTACAAGATCTTCGTTCAGCCATCGATTAATTTGGGGCACGATCCAATGGATGTGGGTGCGCTCGTTTCGATTGCTTCAGCGGCCGGGCGAACCATGTCGCCGTTCGCCGCGGTGGCTTTGATGAGCGCCCAGTTGACGGGCACCAATCCCTTCTCTTTAGTGAGACGCGTCGCCGGGCCATTGATCATCGGATTGATTGTCGCCGTCGTCTTGAGAAGTCTGCACTGGATCTGA
- the glgC gene encoding glucose-1-phosphate adenylyltransferase, producing MRGTLTVILAGGKGTRLEPLTRDRAKPAVPFGGQYRIIDFTLSNCLNSGLRRILLLTQYKAQSLDRHIRRGWNFLSAELGESIEVLPPQQRIDENWYQGTADAIYQNIYSIEKEDKDLVLILGGDHIYKMDYADMVESHRERRADLTIGCIPIPLSESRHFGILKMDSDNRIVGFEEKPKETASMPGDPGRCLGSMGIYIFSTRLLLELLCEDANQPGSSHDFGKDIIPRMIPTHGVFAFPFRDRNLKSEAYWRDVGTLDAYYQSNMDLVEVDPVLNLYDASWPIRTFNPQYPPPKFVFSEEGASGQVRRGEAHDSMICSGCILSGGHVRRSILSPNVRVNSYSLVENSILFEGVEVGRHCRVRNAIIDKGVRLPTGTVLGYDLELEQRRGLTISEGGIVIVAKGTSPERFQLG from the coding sequence ATGAGGGGCACTCTGACTGTTATTCTAGCGGGCGGCAAAGGAACTCGACTGGAACCTTTGACTCGCGACCGCGCTAAACCGGCTGTTCCCTTTGGGGGACAATACCGGATCATTGATTTCACCCTGTCTAACTGCCTGAACAGTGGGCTACGCCGCATTCTGCTGTTGACCCAGTACAAAGCTCAGAGTCTGGATCGCCACATCCGCCGGGGCTGGAACTTTCTTTCCGCCGAGTTGGGTGAATCGATCGAAGTGCTGCCGCCGCAACAGAGAATTGACGAAAACTGGTATCAGGGCACGGCCGATGCCATCTATCAGAATATTTACAGTATCGAAAAAGAGGACAAGGATCTCGTTCTGATCCTGGGCGGCGATCACATCTACAAGATGGATTATGCCGACATGGTCGAATCCCACCGGGAACGACGAGCGGATTTAACCATCGGTTGCATACCGATCCCGCTTTCGGAAAGTCGGCACTTCGGCATTCTGAAAATGGATTCCGACAATCGCATCGTCGGATTCGAAGAAAAGCCGAAGGAAACCGCGTCGATGCCCGGCGATCCGGGCCGTTGCCTGGGTTCGATGGGAATTTATATCTTTTCCACCCGGTTGCTTCTGGAACTGTTGTGTGAGGATGCGAATCAGCCGGGCAGTTCGCACGATTTCGGCAAAGACATTATTCCCCGGATGATACCCACCCACGGCGTGTTTGCCTTCCCTTTTCGGGATCGCAACTTGAAATCGGAAGCCTACTGGCGGGACGTCGGCACCCTCGATGCCTACTACCAGTCGAATATGGATCTGGTCGAGGTCGACCCGGTTCTGAATCTCTACGACGCTTCCTGGCCGATTCGAACTTTTAACCCGCAGTATCCGCCGCCGAAGTTCGTTTTCTCCGAAGAAGGGGCCAGCGGGCAGGTCCGTCGGGGGGAGGCCCACGATAGCATGATCTGCTCGGGCTGCATTCTATCGGGCGGGCACGTCCGGCGGAGCATTCTCTCGCCGAACGTTCGGGTGAACAGCTATTCCCTGGTGGAAAATTCGATTCTCTTCGAAGGGGTGGAGGTTGGCCGGCACTGCCGGGTTCGAAACGCGATTATTGACAAAGGAGTCCGGCTACCGACCGGGACGGTGCTGGGGTACGATCTGGAACTGGAGCAGCGGCGCGGACTGACCATCAGCGAGGGGGGTATTGTCATCGTTGCCAAAGGGACTTCTCCTGAGCGGTTTCAGCTCGGTTGA
- the odhB gene encoding 2-oxoglutarate dehydrogenase complex dihydrolipoyllysine-residue succinyltransferase, whose amino-acid sequence MAIEVKVPSVGESVTEGRIARWIKPSGSAVKKDESVMELETDKATAEVPAPASGILNVLVPEGEIVAVGSVVATIDDKPTVNILPPTVTAQVPPAPKLVPAKDTPLSPAAARVAAETGVDPKTVTGTGRDGRIIKEDVVAAANKPAAPVPATPPAKQPPTTVIPPRTTTAVAQTTGDGKPREMRQKMSTIRTRIAQRLVESQQSTATLTTFNEADMTAISEIRNKYKDKYKERHNINLGFMSFFVKASIEALKAFPLVNARIDGNEIVYQNFYDIGVAVSTERGLMVPILRDADKLSFAGIEKKIVEVAVKARDGKISVDDLQGGTFTITNGGIFGSMLSTPILNPPQSAILGMHSIQKRAVVVNDQIVVRPMMYIALSYDHRIIDGREAVQFLVRIKECLENPERLMLEI is encoded by the coding sequence ATGGCGATTGAAGTGAAGGTCCCTTCCGTCGGTGAATCGGTCACCGAAGGCCGCATTGCACGTTGGATCAAGCCAAGCGGATCCGCCGTTAAAAAAGATGAATCGGTGATGGAACTGGAAACCGACAAGGCGACCGCGGAGGTTCCCGCCCCGGCGTCCGGCATTTTGAATGTGCTGGTTCCGGAAGGCGAGATCGTGGCTGTGGGTTCGGTCGTCGCCACCATTGATGACAAACCAACCGTCAACATTTTGCCGCCCACGGTCACCGCTCAAGTGCCTCCCGCGCCGAAACTGGTTCCGGCCAAGGATACGCCTCTTTCTCCCGCCGCGGCCCGCGTGGCCGCCGAAACTGGCGTTGACCCCAAGACCGTGACTGGCACTGGCCGCGATGGTCGAATAATCAAGGAAGATGTGGTGGCTGCGGCCAATAAACCGGCCGCTCCGGTTCCGGCGACACCTCCCGCAAAGCAACCTCCCACAACGGTTATCCCTCCGAGGACAACGACGGCTGTTGCTCAAACCACCGGCGATGGCAAACCCCGTGAGATGCGACAGAAGATGTCGACGATTCGCACTCGCATTGCTCAAAGGCTGGTGGAATCGCAGCAGTCCACCGCGACGCTCACCACCTTTAACGAAGCGGATATGACCGCCATCAGCGAAATCCGCAACAAATACAAAGACAAATATAAGGAACGGCACAACATCAATCTGGGCTTCATGTCGTTCTTCGTGAAAGCCTCCATCGAAGCGCTGAAGGCTTTTCCGCTGGTCAATGCCCGAATCGATGGCAACGAAATCGTCTACCAGAACTTTTACGATATCGGTGTGGCTGTCAGTACCGAACGGGGGCTGATGGTTCCGATCCTGCGCGATGCGGATAAGCTCAGTTTTGCGGGCATCGAAAAGAAGATTGTGGAAGTGGCCGTGAAAGCCCGCGACGGAAAAATCTCCGTCGATGATCTTCAGGGGGGAACCTTCACCATCACCAATGGTGGGATCTTCGGTTCGATGCTGTCGACGCCGATACTCAATCCGCCGCAGTCGGCCATTCTCGGCATGCACAGCATCCAGAAGCGGGCGGTCGTGGTGAACGATCAGATCGTAGTTCGCCCGATGATGTACATTGCCCTGAGCTATGACCATCGCATCATTGATGGTCGCGAAGCGGTGCAATTCCTGGTTCGCATCAAAGAATGCCTGGAAAATCCAGAACGATTAATGCTCGAAATCTAA
- a CDS encoding ArsR/SmtB family transcription factor encodes MSRNTPTKNRKVTTAAKIAGVDEKTIDSLLTIFKSLSDKSRLQILLMLAKEGELHVTQLCEALGQSQPAVSHHLTQLRNAELVAYRRDGKYNHYKIDSDMVLEIVGKFYPNARSSQRKLVFGEMELNFKAK; translated from the coding sequence ATGAGCAGAAACACACCCACAAAGAATCGAAAAGTCACTACCGCCGCCAAAATTGCCGGAGTGGACGAGAAAACCATCGATAGTCTTTTGACTATCTTCAAAAGCCTCTCGGACAAATCGCGCCTGCAGATTCTGTTGATGCTGGCCAAAGAGGGGGAATTGCACGTCACCCAGCTTTGCGAAGCCCTCGGTCAGTCGCAACCGGCCGTCAGCCATCACCTGACCCAGCTGCGCAATGCCGAACTGGTGGCGTACCGCCGGGATGGCAAATACAACCATTACAAAATCGATTCCGACATGGTTCTGGAGATCGTGGGCAAGTTCTATCCGAATGCCCGATCCTCGCAGCGCAAGTTGGTCTTCGGCGAAATGGAATTGAATTTCAAAGCCAAATAA
- the lpdA gene encoding dihydrolipoyl dehydrogenase, producing the protein METFDLIVIGAGPGGYVAAIRAAQLGMRVACIEKRKTYGGTCLNVGCIPSKALLDSSELYEVTQHKLAKHGIGVSNVTLDLAAMMKRKDHVVKGLTDGVAYLFKKNKVTGFQGSAKLLGSSKVEISHPDGTKRTIIGSKILLATGSEVSQVPSLPFDGQNIISSTEALCLDKVPEHLIVVGGGYIGLEMGSVWLRLGSKVTVLEFLPRILPLTDTEIATMAHKSLAKQGMQFHLETKVTGAKVANGKVTVSAEGKEGPLSFEGDKVLVCVGRRPNIEGLGLAEVGVQYDPKSNKVPVNDHYETNVAGIYAIGDLIAGPMLAHKAQEEGVAVAELMAGKAGHVNYDCIPSVIYIWPEVASVGPTEEQIKESGRQYKVGKFPFAANGRAKAMDEAEGVVKVITDAQTDRLLAVHIFGPRASDMIAEAVTTMEFKGSAEDIARIVHSHPTLSEAMGEAARMAYSGLALHS; encoded by the coding sequence ATGGAAACTTTTGATCTGATCGTCATCGGGGCCGGGCCGGGAGGATACGTGGCGGCCATCCGGGCAGCTCAATTGGGTATGCGAGTGGCCTGCATCGAGAAACGCAAAACCTACGGTGGAACCTGCCTGAATGTCGGCTGCATTCCTTCCAAGGCTCTTCTCGATTCCAGCGAACTCTACGAGGTCACGCAGCACAAACTCGCCAAGCATGGCATCGGCGTAAGCAACGTCACTCTCGATCTGGCCGCGATGATGAAGCGGAAAGATCATGTCGTCAAAGGGCTGACCGACGGCGTGGCTTATCTGTTCAAGAAAAACAAGGTCACCGGCTTTCAGGGCTCGGCCAAATTACTCGGTAGCAGCAAGGTGGAGATCTCTCATCCGGACGGGACCAAACGCACGATCATTGGCAGCAAGATTCTGCTGGCGACTGGCAGCGAAGTCAGTCAGGTACCGAGTCTGCCATTCGATGGACAGAACATTATCTCCTCGACCGAGGCCCTCTGTCTCGACAAGGTTCCCGAACACCTGATAGTTGTCGGCGGCGGCTATATCGGCCTTGAAATGGGTTCGGTCTGGCTGCGGTTGGGTTCCAAGGTGACTGTACTGGAATTTCTGCCACGCATCCTGCCGCTGACTGATACCGAAATCGCGACGATGGCTCACAAGTCGCTGGCCAAACAGGGGATGCAATTCCACCTGGAGACGAAAGTGACCGGCGCCAAGGTGGCCAACGGCAAGGTCACTGTTTCGGCCGAAGGCAAAGAAGGGCCACTGAGTTTCGAAGGGGACAAGGTTCTGGTTTGCGTCGGTCGCCGGCCGAATATCGAAGGTTTGGGGCTGGCCGAGGTCGGCGTTCAATACGATCCGAAGTCGAATAAAGTGCCAGTCAACGATCATTACGAAACTAATGTCGCGGGTATCTATGCCATCGGCGATCTGATCGCTGGTCCCATGCTGGCGCACAAAGCTCAGGAAGAGGGTGTGGCGGTCGCGGAATTGATGGCCGGGAAGGCCGGGCATGTCAATTACGATTGTATTCCCAGTGTCATTTATATTTGGCCGGAAGTCGCCTCCGTCGGTCCGACCGAAGAACAGATCAAGGAATCGGGTCGGCAGTATAAAGTTGGGAAATTTCCCTTTGCCGCCAATGGCCGAGCCAAGGCGATGGATGAAGCCGAAGGGGTCGTGAAGGTGATTACCGATGCTCAAACGGATCGGCTACTGGCCGTGCATATCTTTGGGCCGCGGGCTTCGGACATGATTGCCGAAGCGGTGACGACGATGGAATTCAAAGGCAGCGCGGAGGACATCGCGCGGATCGTGCATTCGCATCCGACGCTTTCCGAGGCGATGGGCGAGGCCGCACGGATGGCCTACAGTGGCTTGGCGTTGCACAGTTAA
- a CDS encoding 2-oxoglutarate dehydrogenase E1 component, whose amino-acid sequence MSSFATRQNLELIEEQYAHWKRDNSSVDSHWQAFFEGFELAGAGSTPASGETGQTDIVRLIYNYRNMGHLMAHLDPLSDPPSEYPNLAISEFGFTPDDLNKTYDASAFAGMRQATLAELLAALKETYCGKIGIEYLHIQDTEPRSWVRDKVELCRSRPALPLRQKYRVLMTLHYAELFERFLHTRYQGQKRFSLEGSETLIPVLDALVEKAPSLGVKEIVLGMAHRGRLNVLANILHKPYQDIFNEFEDNFLLDSIDGDGDVKYHLGFSYDYTTSQGQQIHLSLTPNPSHLEAVNPVVEGRVRAKQWLFADKERIAGLPLLIHGDAAFAGQGIVAETLNLSNLEGYTTGGTVHVVINNQIGFTTSPKDARSTTYCTDVAKMIQAPIFHVNAEDPEACVFVTELALEFRQKFHRDVIIDLYCYRKHGHNEGDEPSFTQPIMYRKIKDRPSVSAIYTEQLVTRGEMKPEEADAIKREFQTKLDTEQEIVKKSPPRPRGMKSFSGSWQGMNSKFVFEPAPTAVSREVLQEITEIITTVPPNFTINPKITSLLQKRSEDFAKDRGIDWAFGEALAFGSLVKEGNAVRLSGQDSRRGTFSQRHATFTDVNSGERYVPLRKLNNGKVTFAVFDSLLSEAAVLGFEFGYSLDDPSVLVLWEAQFGDFANGAQAIIDQFIVPSESKWQRSSGLVMLLPHGYEGQGPEHSSARLERFLQSCADDNIQVCNLSTPAQYFHVLRRQMKRTFRKPLVIMTPKSLLRHKDAVSPVAEFTHNRFHEILDDSNINPAEIKRVLWCSGKLYYELLEKRNEKKAREVAIIRLEQFYPFAAGQAKQILSRYSNARDFFWVQEESKNMGGWTFVDARFREELGINLRYIGRHASASPATGSHKVHVKEQKELVEAAFADASAVAGYTTNGIHGANYPREKQTH is encoded by the coding sequence ATGTCGTCTTTTGCCACGCGTCAGAATCTCGAATTGATCGAAGAACAATACGCTCATTGGAAGCGCGATAACTCCTCCGTGGACAGCCATTGGCAGGCCTTTTTTGAAGGTTTCGAGCTGGCCGGAGCTGGTTCCACTCCGGCGTCGGGAGAAACAGGCCAAACCGATATTGTGCGTCTGATATACAACTATCGAAATATGGGACATTTGATGGCCCATCTCGATCCGCTCTCTGATCCCCCTTCCGAATACCCCAATCTGGCAATTTCCGAATTCGGTTTCACTCCGGACGATCTCAATAAAACCTATGATGCCAGTGCCTTCGCCGGTATGCGGCAGGCCACTCTGGCAGAACTTCTGGCCGCGCTCAAAGAAACTTACTGCGGCAAAATTGGCATTGAGTACCTTCACATCCAGGATACCGAGCCTCGCAGCTGGGTGCGCGACAAGGTCGAACTTTGCCGATCGCGGCCGGCGCTGCCTCTGAGGCAGAAGTACCGCGTGCTGATGACGCTGCATTACGCGGAGCTGTTCGAACGCTTTCTGCATACCCGCTACCAGGGCCAGAAGCGATTTTCCCTCGAAGGTTCCGAAACGCTGATTCCCGTGCTCGACGCGCTGGTGGAAAAAGCCCCCAGCCTCGGTGTGAAGGAAATCGTCCTCGGCATGGCTCACCGCGGCCGGCTGAACGTCCTGGCCAATATTCTTCACAAACCGTATCAGGATATCTTCAACGAATTCGAAGATAACTTCCTGCTCGACAGCATCGACGGCGATGGCGATGTGAAGTACCATTTGGGCTTCTCCTACGACTACACCACCAGCCAGGGACAGCAGATACACTTGTCGTTGACGCCCAACCCCAGCCATCTGGAAGCGGTCAATCCGGTGGTGGAAGGCCGGGTTCGTGCCAAGCAGTGGCTATTTGCGGACAAAGAACGCATCGCCGGTCTACCACTCTTGATCCATGGCGATGCGGCCTTTGCCGGTCAGGGAATTGTCGCCGAGACCCTGAATCTGTCAAACTTGGAAGGGTACACCACCGGCGGAACGGTTCACGTCGTCATCAACAATCAGATTGGTTTTACGACCTCGCCGAAGGATGCCCGTTCGACAACGTACTGCACCGATGTGGCCAAGATGATTCAGGCTCCCATCTTCCACGTCAATGCGGAAGATCCCGAGGCCTGTGTGTTCGTCACGGAATTAGCTCTGGAATTCCGGCAGAAATTCCACCGCGATGTGATTATCGATCTCTACTGCTACCGCAAGCATGGCCACAACGAAGGCGATGAGCCTTCCTTCACCCAGCCGATCATGTATCGCAAGATCAAGGATCGGCCGAGCGTCTCGGCAATTTATACCGAGCAGTTGGTGACCCGGGGCGAAATGAAGCCCGAGGAGGCCGATGCGATCAAGCGCGAATTCCAGACAAAACTGGATACTGAGCAGGAGATCGTCAAAAAATCACCGCCCCGGCCGCGCGGCATGAAATCTTTTAGTGGTTCCTGGCAGGGGATGAACTCGAAGTTCGTTTTCGAACCGGCGCCTACCGCCGTCAGCCGGGAAGTATTGCAGGAAATCACCGAAATCATCACGACGGTGCCGCCCAATTTCACGATCAATCCGAAAATCACATCGCTATTGCAGAAACGCTCGGAAGATTTCGCCAAGGATCGCGGCATCGACTGGGCCTTCGGGGAAGCTCTGGCTTTCGGCAGCCTGGTCAAAGAGGGCAATGCGGTTCGGCTCAGTGGGCAGGACAGTCGGCGCGGCACCTTCAGCCAACGGCATGCGACTTTCACCGATGTCAACTCGGGCGAGCGCTACGTTCCGCTACGAAAATTGAATAACGGCAAAGTGACGTTCGCGGTTTTCGATAGCTTGCTGAGCGAGGCCGCCGTTCTCGGATTTGAATTCGGATACTCCCTGGATGACCCGAGCGTGCTGGTGCTCTGGGAAGCGCAATTCGGCGACTTCGCCAATGGGGCCCAGGCGATCATCGATCAGTTCATCGTCCCCAGCGAATCGAAATGGCAGCGTTCCTCCGGTTTGGTGATGTTGCTGCCGCACGGTTACGAAGGGCAGGGGCCTGAGCACAGTTCCGCCCGGCTGGAGCGATTCCTGCAATCCTGTGCCGACGATAACATTCAAGTCTGCAACCTGAGCACTCCGGCCCAGTACTTCCATGTCCTGCGTCGGCAGATGAAGCGAACTTTCCGCAAACCGCTGGTGATCATGACGCCCAAGAGCCTGCTGAGGCATAAGGACGCAGTCTCACCCGTGGCCGAGTTTACGCATAATCGCTTCCACGAAATTCTCGACGATTCGAATATCAATCCTGCCGAGATTAAGCGAGTGCTCTGGTGCAGTGGTAAACTTTATTACGAATTGCTGGAGAAGCGGAATGAGAAGAAGGCCCGCGAGGTGGCCATCATTCGGCTGGAGCAGTTCTATCCCTTTGCCGCCGGTCAGGCGAAGCAGATTTTGTCCCGCTATTCGAATGCTCGAGATTTCTTCTGGGTGCAGGAAGAATCGAAGAACATGGGTGGCTGGACCTTCGTCGACGCCCGCTTCCGCGAAGAACTGGGAATTAATTTGCGATACATCGGTCGACACGCGAGTGCCAGCCCGGCCACCGGTTCGCACAAAGTACACGTGAAAGAGCAGAAGGAACTGGTCGAGGCGGCATTTGCCGATGCGTCGGCGGTCGCCGGTTATACGACTAATGGCATCCATGGTGCGAACTACCCGCGCGAAAAACAGACTCACTAA